The following are encoded together in the Burkholderiaceae bacterium DAT-1 genome:
- a CDS encoding GNAT family N-acetyltransferase, whose amino-acid sequence MGLRSYDVLLHTPQITLRRLHPDDLAAFQIYRHDQALARYQGWTVQADEAALDFLVAMAEAPLFRPGHWIQLGMADPLSNLLIGDLGVFLSDDQTYCTIGFTLSRPWQRRGIASEALNILSTILFTQTPIQRIEASADMRNTPSWRLLERCGFRRIDARDAFFKGEWCTEYLYTYARLDYEASTIHTLVSE is encoded by the coding sequence ATGGGCCTACGATCTTATGATGTCTTACTGCATACGCCACAAATCACACTCCGCCGCCTCCATCCTGACGATTTGGCAGCCTTTCAGATCTATCGACATGATCAGGCGTTAGCGCGCTATCAGGGCTGGACGGTACAAGCGGATGAGGCCGCTCTGGACTTTCTAGTCGCCATGGCGGAGGCGCCACTTTTCCGGCCGGGACACTGGATTCAGCTGGGGATGGCGGACCCGCTATCCAATCTATTGATAGGCGATCTTGGCGTATTTCTATCAGATGATCAGACTTACTGTACGATTGGCTTTACCTTGAGTCGGCCTTGGCAGCGCCGCGGCATAGCAAGCGAAGCATTGAATATTCTCTCCACCATCCTGTTTACCCAGACCCCCATCCAGAGAATCGAAGCAAGTGCAGATATGCGCAATACTCCATCGTGGCGATTATTAGAACGATGCGGGTTTCGGCGAATCGATGCGCGCGATGCCTTCTTTAAAGGTGAGTGGTGTACTGAATACCTATACACCTATGCGCGACTCGACTATGAGGCCAGCACGATCCATACACTTGTATCAGAATAG